Part of the Nitrosophilus alvini genome, CCTATGGAAAACACAAAATCTTTTGGTCCTTTTTTGTGTATACAGAGTTGAATTCCCCCTTTAGATATATTGCATATTCTGTATTTGTATAAAGGCTTTGAGTGAGGAATTTTTTCTATGTTCTGGACAACGGCTTCTATATCGGTATCGATTCTTTTATCTCTTCTTCTTTTTATTTTTTCCAATTCAAGCGATTGAGGAATTTTCAAATAGCAGTGCTCGGCTCTGATAACCTGTTCTATTACAGAATCGAATTTATATACTCCTTTTCCTTTTTCCGGTTCAAGGTATATTGTAACCGGCATTTTGTCTTTTATTTTTTTAGTGTTTAAAAATTTGTCGATTTTCCAAAGCATAAACTTTTCGTCTTTTTTAAATAAGGAAATTGTAAAAATGAGCTCCTCATCAATTTTGATTTTTCCCTTTCTGCCAATACCGATATCGTGAGTAATGGAAAGTTCTATAAAATGTTC contains:
- a CDS encoding PilZ domain-containing protein, translating into MYKKTAKKRKRENKSTEFTQFLESAELKKLNSKEAEIIYRYSKLCNFPPLHALKNKKTFEKVISKYVHNEYGYSDAMVEDIRKKLGFEPEHFIELSITHDIGIGRKGKIKIDEELIFTISLFKKDEKFMLWKIDKFLNTKKIKDKMPVTIYLEPEKGKGVYKFDSVIEQVIRAEHCYLKIPQSLELEKIKRRRDKRIDTDIEAVVQNIEKIPHSKPLYKYRICNISKGGIQLCIHKKGPKDFVFSIGEKILIKFSLNNISVEVEGEEVYRISNKSLGVKFTKMDEESRVAIEKFLLQKGIK